Proteins encoded together in one Anopheles darlingi chromosome 3, idAnoDarlMG_H_01, whole genome shotgun sequence window:
- the LOC125957868 gene encoding aldehyde dehydrogenase, dimeric NADP-preferring isoform X3 yields MDNHNSSLNPSEETRLFGEVPQARPAGVGLTANMKSDDLESPNQIQARVISGSGQSADDEQHGNRSSGISSAVSSIMNVDLEPPDVGSFSSAVAKPITDAAGTASTASSKDRTANNVVIDMEGSPVPTNYINMSCSEIVQQLRTTFNSGKTRDVDFRLKQLNALLRCYEENTAEMANVLAADLRKHKQEAHLLEIEFILNDLRNTLFNLREWVKPEKPEKSLVNLMDGVYIYKDPFGVVLVIGAWNYPLQLSLVPVAAAIAAGNCVVIKPSEVATASAKFIADKLPKYLDGDCYRVVTGGPKETSELLKEKFDYVFYTGSGRVGKIVHQACSEHLTPCTLELGGKSPCYLDSTANIAIATRRILWGKFINAGQTCIAPDYVLCSKQVQKQFLEEARKVLKEWYGTNPKDSPDLCRIINQNHFQRISGLLKGANVAIGGETDLQDRYISPTILVDVKSTDPVMQDEIFGPILPILNVDNAYDAIKFINSREKPLSLYIFSENQADRSLIIENTSSGGICVNDTMAHVGVETLPFGGVGPSGMGSYHGKYSFDTFVHKKACLTKDFNPIGEKLAASRYPPYSDSKLSFLSTLLKKRQGINTKFLPYLLMFGIGVASTLLVSTILKKRMG; encoded by the exons ATGGACAATCACAACTCATCCCTGAATCCTAGCGAGGAAACTCGTCTTTTCGGGGAGGTTCCTCAGGCGAGACCAGCCGGAGTGGGGCTGACAGCAAACATGAAATCTGATGACCTTGAAAGCCCAAACCAGATCCAGGCCAGGGTAATTTCTGGTTCTGGTCAGTCCGCTGATGATGAACAGCATGGTAATCGTAGCTCCGGTATCAGCAGTGCAGTCAGTAGTATCATGAACGTGGATCTAGAGCCACCGGATGTGGGCAGCTTCTCTTCAGCCGTAGCTAAACCGATAACGGATGCCGCGGGAACAGCATCAACGGCCAGCTCAAAGGATCGGACTGCGAACAACGTTGTGATCGATATGGAAG GATCACCCGTGCCAACAAACTATATCAACATGAGTTGCTCAGAG ATTGTGCAGCAGCTACGAACCACCTTCAATAGTGGGAAGACACGAGATGTGGACTTCAG GTTGAAGCAGCTGAATGCACTGCTGCGCTGCTATGAAGAAAACACCGCCGAAATGGCAAACGTGCTGGCCGCGGATCTGCGAAAGCACAAGCAGGAAGCCCACCTTCTCGAGATTGAGTTTATTCTCAACGATCTGCGCAACACATTGTTCAATCTGCGCGAGTGGGTGAAACCAGAAAAACCAGAGAAGAGTTTGGTGAATCTGATGGACGGTGTCTACATCTACAAGGATCCATTCGGTGTGGTGCTCGTGATCGGTGCCTGGAACTATCCGCTGCAGCTATCACTCGTCCCGGTGGCGGCTGCCATCGCGGCCGGTAACTGTGTCGTTATTAAGCCGAGCGAAGTTGCAACGGCCTCGGCGAAGTTTATTGCAGATAAGCTGCCCAAGTATCTGGATGGG gATTGCTATCGCGTTGTGACGGGTGGTCCGAAGGAAACGTCGGAGCTGCTAAAGGAAAAGTTTGATTACGTGTTCTACACCGGTTCGGGGCGTGTGGGAAAGATCGTGCACCAGGCTTGCAGCGAGCACCTGACCCCGTGTACGCTGGAACTCGGTGGAAAGAGCCCCTGCTACCTGGACAGTACGGCCAACATCGCCATCGCTACGCGGCGCATCCTGTGGGGCAAGTTTATCAATGCTGGCCAAACATGCATTGCGCCCGATTACGTACTCTGCAGCAAGCAGGTACAGAAGCAGTTCCTTGAGGAGGCCCGCAAGGTACTGAAGGAATGGTATGGTACCAATCCCAAGGATAGCCCCGATCTGTGTCGCATCATCAACCAGAACCACTTCCA GCGGATTTCGGGTCTGCTGAAGGGTGCCAATGTTGCGATCGGTGGTGAAACGGATCTGCAGGATCGCTACATTTCGCCCACGATCCTTGTCGACGTTAAGTCGACCGATCCGGTCATGCAGGACGAGATCTTCGGTCCGATTCTGCCTATTCTGAACGTGGACAATGCTTACGATGCCATCAAGTTTATCAACTCCAG AGAAAAACCTTTGAGCCTTTACATCTTCAGTGAGAACCAAGCGGATCGTTCGCTGATCATTGAAAACACTTCGTCCGGAGGCATTTGTGTTAATGATACGATGGCTCACGTCGGAG TTGAAACATTGCCATTTGGTGGTGTCGGTCCGAGTGGTATGGGCTCATACCACGGTAAGTACTCGTTCGATACGTTCGTGCACAAGAAGGCCTGTCTGACGAAGGACTTCAACCCGATTGGCGAGAAGCTGGCTGC TTCCCGATATCCGCCGTACTCGGATAGTAAGCTGTCCTTCCTGAGCACCTTGCTGAAGAAGCGTCAAGGAATAAACACCAAATTTCTGCCGTACCTACTGATGTTTGGAATCGGCGTTGCATCGACGCTCTTGGTCAGCACCATCCTTAAG AAACGCATGGGTTAG
- the LOC125957868 gene encoding aldehyde dehydrogenase family 3 member B1 isoform X2 encodes MDNHNSSLNPSEETRLFGEVPQARPAGVGLTANMKSDDLESPNQIQARVISGSGQSADDEQHGNRSSGISSAVSSIMNVDLEPPDVGSFSSAVAKPITDAAGTASTASSKDRTANNVVIDMEGSPVPTNYINMSCSEIVQQLRTTFNSGKTRDVDFRLKQLNALLRCYEENTAEMANVLAADLRKHKQEAHLLEIEFILNDLRNTLFNLREWVKPEKPEKSLVNLMDGVYIYKDPFGVVLVIGAWNYPLQLSLVPVAAAIAAGNCVVIKPSEVATASAKFIADKLPKYLDGDCYRVVTGGPKETSELLKEKFDYVFYTGSGRVGKIVHQACSEHLTPCTLELGGKSPCYLDSTANIAIATRRILWGKFINAGQTCIAPDYVLCSKQVQKQFLEEARKVLKEWYGTNPKDSPDLCRIINQNHFQRISGLLKGANVAIGGETDLQDRYISPTILVDVKSTDPVMQDEIFGPILPILNVDNAYDAIKFINSRSPPLVMYIFTLDTKIQELFTNGTRSGSMCLNDTIMQYAVETLPFGGVGPSGMGSYHGKYSFDTFVHKKACLTKDFNPIGEKLAASRYPPYSDSKLSFLSTLLKKRQGINTKFLPYLLMFGIGVASTLLVSTILKKRMG; translated from the exons ATGGACAATCACAACTCATCCCTGAATCCTAGCGAGGAAACTCGTCTTTTCGGGGAGGTTCCTCAGGCGAGACCAGCCGGAGTGGGGCTGACAGCAAACATGAAATCTGATGACCTTGAAAGCCCAAACCAGATCCAGGCCAGGGTAATTTCTGGTTCTGGTCAGTCCGCTGATGATGAACAGCATGGTAATCGTAGCTCCGGTATCAGCAGTGCAGTCAGTAGTATCATGAACGTGGATCTAGAGCCACCGGATGTGGGCAGCTTCTCTTCAGCCGTAGCTAAACCGATAACGGATGCCGCGGGAACAGCATCAACGGCCAGCTCAAAGGATCGGACTGCGAACAACGTTGTGATCGATATGGAAG GATCACCCGTGCCAACAAACTATATCAACATGAGTTGCTCAGAG ATTGTGCAGCAGCTACGAACCACCTTCAATAGTGGGAAGACACGAGATGTGGACTTCAG GTTGAAGCAGCTGAATGCACTGCTGCGCTGCTATGAAGAAAACACCGCCGAAATGGCAAACGTGCTGGCCGCGGATCTGCGAAAGCACAAGCAGGAAGCCCACCTTCTCGAGATTGAGTTTATTCTCAACGATCTGCGCAACACATTGTTCAATCTGCGCGAGTGGGTGAAACCAGAAAAACCAGAGAAGAGTTTGGTGAATCTGATGGACGGTGTCTACATCTACAAGGATCCATTCGGTGTGGTGCTCGTGATCGGTGCCTGGAACTATCCGCTGCAGCTATCACTCGTCCCGGTGGCGGCTGCCATCGCGGCCGGTAACTGTGTCGTTATTAAGCCGAGCGAAGTTGCAACGGCCTCGGCGAAGTTTATTGCAGATAAGCTGCCCAAGTATCTGGATGGG gATTGCTATCGCGTTGTGACGGGTGGTCCGAAGGAAACGTCGGAGCTGCTAAAGGAAAAGTTTGATTACGTGTTCTACACCGGTTCGGGGCGTGTGGGAAAGATCGTGCACCAGGCTTGCAGCGAGCACCTGACCCCGTGTACGCTGGAACTCGGTGGAAAGAGCCCCTGCTACCTGGACAGTACGGCCAACATCGCCATCGCTACGCGGCGCATCCTGTGGGGCAAGTTTATCAATGCTGGCCAAACATGCATTGCGCCCGATTACGTACTCTGCAGCAAGCAGGTACAGAAGCAGTTCCTTGAGGAGGCCCGCAAGGTACTGAAGGAATGGTATGGTACCAATCCCAAGGATAGCCCCGATCTGTGTCGCATCATCAACCAGAACCACTTCCA GCGGATTTCGGGTCTGCTGAAGGGTGCCAATGTTGCGATCGGTGGTGAAACGGATCTGCAGGATCGCTACATTTCGCCCACGATCCTTGTCGACGTTAAGTCGACCGATCCGGTCATGCAGGACGAGATCTTCGGTCCGATTCTGCCTATTCTGAACGTGGACAATGCTTACGATGCCATCAAGTTTATCAACTCCAG ATCACCACCACTTGTCATGTACATCTTCACATTAGACACCAAAATTCAAGAGCTTTTCACGAATGGTACACGATCGGGCAGTATGTGCCTGAACGATACGATCATGCAGTACGCCG TTGAAACATTGCCATTTGGTGGTGTCGGTCCGAGTGGTATGGGCTCATACCACGGTAAGTACTCGTTCGATACGTTCGTGCACAAGAAGGCCTGTCTGACGAAGGACTTCAACCCGATTGGCGAGAAGCTGGCTGC TTCCCGATATCCGCCGTACTCGGATAGTAAGCTGTCCTTCCTGAGCACCTTGCTGAAGAAGCGTCAAGGAATAAACACCAAATTTCTGCCGTACCTACTGATGTTTGGAATCGGCGTTGCATCGACGCTCTTGGTCAGCACCATCCTTAAG AAACGCATGGGTTAG
- the LOC125957868 gene encoding aldehyde dehydrogenase family 3 member B1 isoform X1, whose protein sequence is MDNHNSSLNPSEETRLFGEVPQARPAGVGLTANMKSDDLESPNQIQARVISGSGQSADDEQHGNRSSGISSAVSSIMNVDLEPPDVGSFSSAVAKPITDAAGTASTASSKDRTANNVVIDMEGSPVPTNYINMSCSEIVQQLRTTFNSGKTRDVDFRLKQLNALLRCYEENTAEMANVLAADLRKHKQEAHLLEIEFILNDLRNTLFNLREWVKPEKPEKSLVNLMDGVYIYKDPFGVVLVIGAWNYPLQLSLVPVAAAIAAGNCVVIKPSEVATASAKFIADKLPKYLDGDCYRVVTGGPKETSELLKEKFDYVFYTGSGRVGKIVHQACSEHLTPCTLELGGKSPCYLDSTANIAIATRRILWGKFINAGQTCIAPDYVLCSKQVQKQFLEEARKVLKEWYGTNPKDSPDLCRIINQNHFQRISGLLKGANVAIGGETDLQDRYISPTILVDVKSTDPVMQDEIFGPILPILNVDNAYDAIKFINSSDKPLCVYIFSEQKADISAMLGNTSSGGVCVNDTLMHCAVETLPFGGVGPSGMGSYHGKYSFDTFVHKKACLTKDFNPIGEKLAASRYPPYSDSKLSFLSTLLKKRQGINTKFLPYLLMFGIGVASTLLVSTILKKRMG, encoded by the exons ATGGACAATCACAACTCATCCCTGAATCCTAGCGAGGAAACTCGTCTTTTCGGGGAGGTTCCTCAGGCGAGACCAGCCGGAGTGGGGCTGACAGCAAACATGAAATCTGATGACCTTGAAAGCCCAAACCAGATCCAGGCCAGGGTAATTTCTGGTTCTGGTCAGTCCGCTGATGATGAACAGCATGGTAATCGTAGCTCCGGTATCAGCAGTGCAGTCAGTAGTATCATGAACGTGGATCTAGAGCCACCGGATGTGGGCAGCTTCTCTTCAGCCGTAGCTAAACCGATAACGGATGCCGCGGGAACAGCATCAACGGCCAGCTCAAAGGATCGGACTGCGAACAACGTTGTGATCGATATGGAAG GATCACCCGTGCCAACAAACTATATCAACATGAGTTGCTCAGAG ATTGTGCAGCAGCTACGAACCACCTTCAATAGTGGGAAGACACGAGATGTGGACTTCAG GTTGAAGCAGCTGAATGCACTGCTGCGCTGCTATGAAGAAAACACCGCCGAAATGGCAAACGTGCTGGCCGCGGATCTGCGAAAGCACAAGCAGGAAGCCCACCTTCTCGAGATTGAGTTTATTCTCAACGATCTGCGCAACACATTGTTCAATCTGCGCGAGTGGGTGAAACCAGAAAAACCAGAGAAGAGTTTGGTGAATCTGATGGACGGTGTCTACATCTACAAGGATCCATTCGGTGTGGTGCTCGTGATCGGTGCCTGGAACTATCCGCTGCAGCTATCACTCGTCCCGGTGGCGGCTGCCATCGCGGCCGGTAACTGTGTCGTTATTAAGCCGAGCGAAGTTGCAACGGCCTCGGCGAAGTTTATTGCAGATAAGCTGCCCAAGTATCTGGATGGG gATTGCTATCGCGTTGTGACGGGTGGTCCGAAGGAAACGTCGGAGCTGCTAAAGGAAAAGTTTGATTACGTGTTCTACACCGGTTCGGGGCGTGTGGGAAAGATCGTGCACCAGGCTTGCAGCGAGCACCTGACCCCGTGTACGCTGGAACTCGGTGGAAAGAGCCCCTGCTACCTGGACAGTACGGCCAACATCGCCATCGCTACGCGGCGCATCCTGTGGGGCAAGTTTATCAATGCTGGCCAAACATGCATTGCGCCCGATTACGTACTCTGCAGCAAGCAGGTACAGAAGCAGTTCCTTGAGGAGGCCCGCAAGGTACTGAAGGAATGGTATGGTACCAATCCCAAGGATAGCCCCGATCTGTGTCGCATCATCAACCAGAACCACTTCCA GCGGATTTCGGGTCTGCTGAAGGGTGCCAATGTTGCGATCGGTGGTGAAACGGATCTGCAGGATCGCTACATTTCGCCCACGATCCTTGTCGACGTTAAGTCGACCGATCCGGTCATGCAGGACGAGATCTTCGGTCCGATTCTGCCTATTCTGAACGTGGACAATGCTTACGATGCCATCAAGTTTATCAACTCCAG TGATAAGCCGCTCTGCGTGTACATCTTTAGCGAGCAAAAAGCCGACATTAGTGCGATGCTGGGAAACACGAGCAGCGGAGGTGTTTGCGTGAACGATACACTAATGCACTGTGCAG TTGAAACATTGCCATTTGGTGGTGTCGGTCCGAGTGGTATGGGCTCATACCACGGTAAGTACTCGTTCGATACGTTCGTGCACAAGAAGGCCTGTCTGACGAAGGACTTCAACCCGATTGGCGAGAAGCTGGCTGC TTCCCGATATCCGCCGTACTCGGATAGTAAGCTGTCCTTCCTGAGCACCTTGCTGAAGAAGCGTCAAGGAATAAACACCAAATTTCTGCCGTACCTACTGATGTTTGGAATCGGCGTTGCATCGACGCTCTTGGTCAGCACCATCCTTAAG AAACGCATGGGTTAG
- the LOC125957868 gene encoding aldehyde dehydrogenase family 3 member B1 isoform X4 yields the protein MDNHNSSLNPSEETRLFGEVPQARPAGVGLTANMKSDDLESPNQIQARVISGSGQSADDEQHGNRSSGISSAVSSIMNVDLEPPDVGSFSSAVAKPITDAAGTASTASSKDRTANNVVIDMEGSPVPTNYINMSCSEIVQQLRTTFNSGKTRDVDFRLKQLNALLRCYEENTAEMANVLAADLRKHKQEAHLLEIEFILNDLRNTLFNLREWVKPEKPEKSLVNLMDGVYIYKDPFGVVLVIGAWNYPLQLSLVPVAAAIAAGNCVVIKPSEVATASAKFIADKLPKYLDGDCYRVVTGGPKETSELLKEKFDYVFYTGSGRVGKIVHQACSEHLTPCTLELGGKSPCYLDSTANIAIATRRILWGKFINAGQTCIAPDYVLCSKQVQKQFLEEARKVLKEWYGTNPKDSPDLCRIINQNHFQRISGLLKGANVAIGGETDLQDRYISPTILVDVKSTDPVMQDEIFGPILPILNVDNAYDAIKFINSSDKPLCVYIFSEQKADISAMLGNTSSGGVCVNDTLMHCAVETLPFGGVGPSGMGSYHGKYSFDTFVHKKACLTKDFNPIGEKLAASRYPPYSDSKLSFLSTLLKKRQGINTKFLPYLLMFGIGVASTLLVSTILKDDD from the exons ATGGACAATCACAACTCATCCCTGAATCCTAGCGAGGAAACTCGTCTTTTCGGGGAGGTTCCTCAGGCGAGACCAGCCGGAGTGGGGCTGACAGCAAACATGAAATCTGATGACCTTGAAAGCCCAAACCAGATCCAGGCCAGGGTAATTTCTGGTTCTGGTCAGTCCGCTGATGATGAACAGCATGGTAATCGTAGCTCCGGTATCAGCAGTGCAGTCAGTAGTATCATGAACGTGGATCTAGAGCCACCGGATGTGGGCAGCTTCTCTTCAGCCGTAGCTAAACCGATAACGGATGCCGCGGGAACAGCATCAACGGCCAGCTCAAAGGATCGGACTGCGAACAACGTTGTGATCGATATGGAAG GATCACCCGTGCCAACAAACTATATCAACATGAGTTGCTCAGAG ATTGTGCAGCAGCTACGAACCACCTTCAATAGTGGGAAGACACGAGATGTGGACTTCAG GTTGAAGCAGCTGAATGCACTGCTGCGCTGCTATGAAGAAAACACCGCCGAAATGGCAAACGTGCTGGCCGCGGATCTGCGAAAGCACAAGCAGGAAGCCCACCTTCTCGAGATTGAGTTTATTCTCAACGATCTGCGCAACACATTGTTCAATCTGCGCGAGTGGGTGAAACCAGAAAAACCAGAGAAGAGTTTGGTGAATCTGATGGACGGTGTCTACATCTACAAGGATCCATTCGGTGTGGTGCTCGTGATCGGTGCCTGGAACTATCCGCTGCAGCTATCACTCGTCCCGGTGGCGGCTGCCATCGCGGCCGGTAACTGTGTCGTTATTAAGCCGAGCGAAGTTGCAACGGCCTCGGCGAAGTTTATTGCAGATAAGCTGCCCAAGTATCTGGATGGG gATTGCTATCGCGTTGTGACGGGTGGTCCGAAGGAAACGTCGGAGCTGCTAAAGGAAAAGTTTGATTACGTGTTCTACACCGGTTCGGGGCGTGTGGGAAAGATCGTGCACCAGGCTTGCAGCGAGCACCTGACCCCGTGTACGCTGGAACTCGGTGGAAAGAGCCCCTGCTACCTGGACAGTACGGCCAACATCGCCATCGCTACGCGGCGCATCCTGTGGGGCAAGTTTATCAATGCTGGCCAAACATGCATTGCGCCCGATTACGTACTCTGCAGCAAGCAGGTACAGAAGCAGTTCCTTGAGGAGGCCCGCAAGGTACTGAAGGAATGGTATGGTACCAATCCCAAGGATAGCCCCGATCTGTGTCGCATCATCAACCAGAACCACTTCCA GCGGATTTCGGGTCTGCTGAAGGGTGCCAATGTTGCGATCGGTGGTGAAACGGATCTGCAGGATCGCTACATTTCGCCCACGATCCTTGTCGACGTTAAGTCGACCGATCCGGTCATGCAGGACGAGATCTTCGGTCCGATTCTGCCTATTCTGAACGTGGACAATGCTTACGATGCCATCAAGTTTATCAACTCCAG TGATAAGCCGCTCTGCGTGTACATCTTTAGCGAGCAAAAAGCCGACATTAGTGCGATGCTGGGAAACACGAGCAGCGGAGGTGTTTGCGTGAACGATACACTAATGCACTGTGCAG TTGAAACATTGCCATTTGGTGGTGTCGGTCCGAGTGGTATGGGCTCATACCACGGTAAGTACTCGTTCGATACGTTCGTGCACAAGAAGGCCTGTCTGACGAAGGACTTCAACCCGATTGGCGAGAAGCTGGCTGC TTCCCGATATCCGCCGTACTCGGATAGTAAGCTGTCCTTCCTGAGCACCTTGCTGAAGAAGCGTCAAGGAATAAACACCAAATTTCTGCCGTACCTACTGATGTTTGGAATCGGCGTTGCATCGACGCTCTTGGTCAGCACCATCCTTAAG GATGACGATTAG
- the LOC125957868 gene encoding aldehyde dehydrogenase, dimeric NADP-preferring isoform X5 has translation MDNHNSSLNPSEETRLFGEVPQARPAGVGLTANMKSDDLESPNQIQARVISGSGQSADDEQHGNRSSGISSAVSSIMNVDLEPPDVGSFSSAVAKPITDAAGTASTASSKDRTANNVVIDMEGSPVPTNYINMSCSEIVQQLRTTFNSGKTRDVDFRLKQLNALLRCYEENTAEMANVLAADLRKHKQEAHLLEIEFILNDLRNTLFNLREWVKPEKPEKSLVNLMDGVYIYKDPFGVVLVIGAWNYPLQLSLVPVAAAIAAGNCVVIKPSEVATASAKFIADKLPKYLDGDCYRVVTGGPKETSELLKEKFDYVFYTGSGRVGKIVHQACSEHLTPCTLELGGKSPCYLDSTANIAIATRRILWGKFINAGQTCIAPDYVLCSKQVQKQFLEEARKVLKEWYGTNPKDSPDLCRIINQNHFQRISGLLKGANVAIGGETDLQDRYISPTILVDVKSTDPVMQDEIFGPILPILNVDNAYDAIKFINSRDKPLCLYIFSENLQDRDAILVNTSSGSVCVNDTLTHYAG, from the exons ATGGACAATCACAACTCATCCCTGAATCCTAGCGAGGAAACTCGTCTTTTCGGGGAGGTTCCTCAGGCGAGACCAGCCGGAGTGGGGCTGACAGCAAACATGAAATCTGATGACCTTGAAAGCCCAAACCAGATCCAGGCCAGGGTAATTTCTGGTTCTGGTCAGTCCGCTGATGATGAACAGCATGGTAATCGTAGCTCCGGTATCAGCAGTGCAGTCAGTAGTATCATGAACGTGGATCTAGAGCCACCGGATGTGGGCAGCTTCTCTTCAGCCGTAGCTAAACCGATAACGGATGCCGCGGGAACAGCATCAACGGCCAGCTCAAAGGATCGGACTGCGAACAACGTTGTGATCGATATGGAAG GATCACCCGTGCCAACAAACTATATCAACATGAGTTGCTCAGAG ATTGTGCAGCAGCTACGAACCACCTTCAATAGTGGGAAGACACGAGATGTGGACTTCAG GTTGAAGCAGCTGAATGCACTGCTGCGCTGCTATGAAGAAAACACCGCCGAAATGGCAAACGTGCTGGCCGCGGATCTGCGAAAGCACAAGCAGGAAGCCCACCTTCTCGAGATTGAGTTTATTCTCAACGATCTGCGCAACACATTGTTCAATCTGCGCGAGTGGGTGAAACCAGAAAAACCAGAGAAGAGTTTGGTGAATCTGATGGACGGTGTCTACATCTACAAGGATCCATTCGGTGTGGTGCTCGTGATCGGTGCCTGGAACTATCCGCTGCAGCTATCACTCGTCCCGGTGGCGGCTGCCATCGCGGCCGGTAACTGTGTCGTTATTAAGCCGAGCGAAGTTGCAACGGCCTCGGCGAAGTTTATTGCAGATAAGCTGCCCAAGTATCTGGATGGG gATTGCTATCGCGTTGTGACGGGTGGTCCGAAGGAAACGTCGGAGCTGCTAAAGGAAAAGTTTGATTACGTGTTCTACACCGGTTCGGGGCGTGTGGGAAAGATCGTGCACCAGGCTTGCAGCGAGCACCTGACCCCGTGTACGCTGGAACTCGGTGGAAAGAGCCCCTGCTACCTGGACAGTACGGCCAACATCGCCATCGCTACGCGGCGCATCCTGTGGGGCAAGTTTATCAATGCTGGCCAAACATGCATTGCGCCCGATTACGTACTCTGCAGCAAGCAGGTACAGAAGCAGTTCCTTGAGGAGGCCCGCAAGGTACTGAAGGAATGGTATGGTACCAATCCCAAGGATAGCCCCGATCTGTGTCGCATCATCAACCAGAACCACTTCCA GCGGATTTCGGGTCTGCTGAAGGGTGCCAATGTTGCGATCGGTGGTGAAACGGATCTGCAGGATCGCTACATTTCGCCCACGATCCTTGTCGACGTTAAGTCGACCGATCCGGTCATGCAGGACGAGATCTTCGGTCCGATTCTGCCTATTCTGAACGTGGACAATGCTTACGATGCCATCAAGTTTATCAACTCCAG AGATAAACCATTATGCCTGTACATCTTCTCCGAGAACCTACAGGATCGGGATGCGATCCTTGTCAACACCTCGAGCGGTAGTGTCTGCGTTAATGATACTCTGACCCATTATGCAGGTTAG
- the LOC125957868 gene encoding aldehyde dehydrogenase family 3 member B1 isoform X6 has translation MSCSEIVQQLRTTFNSGKTRDVDFRLKQLNALLRCYEENTAEMANVLAADLRKHKQEAHLLEIEFILNDLRNTLFNLREWVKPEKPEKSLVNLMDGVYIYKDPFGVVLVIGAWNYPLQLSLVPVAAAIAAGNCVVIKPSEVATASAKFIADKLPKYLDGDCYRVVTGGPKETSELLKEKFDYVFYTGSGRVGKIVHQACSEHLTPCTLELGGKSPCYLDSTANIAIATRRILWGKFINAGQTCIAPDYVLCSKQVQKQFLEEARKVLKEWYGTNPKDSPDLCRIINQNHFQRISGLLKGANVAIGGETDLQDRYISPTILVDVKSTDPVMQDEIFGPILPILNVDNAYDAIKFINSSDKPLCVYIFSEQKADISAMLGNTSSGGVCVNDTLMHCAVETLPFGGVGPSGMGSYHGKYSFDTFVHKKACLTKDFNPIGEKLAASRYPPYSDSKLSFLSTLLKKRQGINTKFLPYLLMFGIGVASTLLVSTILKKRMG, from the exons ATGAGTTGCTCAGAG ATTGTGCAGCAGCTACGAACCACCTTCAATAGTGGGAAGACACGAGATGTGGACTTCAG GTTGAAGCAGCTGAATGCACTGCTGCGCTGCTATGAAGAAAACACCGCCGAAATGGCAAACGTGCTGGCCGCGGATCTGCGAAAGCACAAGCAGGAAGCCCACCTTCTCGAGATTGAGTTTATTCTCAACGATCTGCGCAACACATTGTTCAATCTGCGCGAGTGGGTGAAACCAGAAAAACCAGAGAAGAGTTTGGTGAATCTGATGGACGGTGTCTACATCTACAAGGATCCATTCGGTGTGGTGCTCGTGATCGGTGCCTGGAACTATCCGCTGCAGCTATCACTCGTCCCGGTGGCGGCTGCCATCGCGGCCGGTAACTGTGTCGTTATTAAGCCGAGCGAAGTTGCAACGGCCTCGGCGAAGTTTATTGCAGATAAGCTGCCCAAGTATCTGGATGGG gATTGCTATCGCGTTGTGACGGGTGGTCCGAAGGAAACGTCGGAGCTGCTAAAGGAAAAGTTTGATTACGTGTTCTACACCGGTTCGGGGCGTGTGGGAAAGATCGTGCACCAGGCTTGCAGCGAGCACCTGACCCCGTGTACGCTGGAACTCGGTGGAAAGAGCCCCTGCTACCTGGACAGTACGGCCAACATCGCCATCGCTACGCGGCGCATCCTGTGGGGCAAGTTTATCAATGCTGGCCAAACATGCATTGCGCCCGATTACGTACTCTGCAGCAAGCAGGTACAGAAGCAGTTCCTTGAGGAGGCCCGCAAGGTACTGAAGGAATGGTATGGTACCAATCCCAAGGATAGCCCCGATCTGTGTCGCATCATCAACCAGAACCACTTCCA GCGGATTTCGGGTCTGCTGAAGGGTGCCAATGTTGCGATCGGTGGTGAAACGGATCTGCAGGATCGCTACATTTCGCCCACGATCCTTGTCGACGTTAAGTCGACCGATCCGGTCATGCAGGACGAGATCTTCGGTCCGATTCTGCCTATTCTGAACGTGGACAATGCTTACGATGCCATCAAGTTTATCAACTCCAG TGATAAGCCGCTCTGCGTGTACATCTTTAGCGAGCAAAAAGCCGACATTAGTGCGATGCTGGGAAACACGAGCAGCGGAGGTGTTTGCGTGAACGATACACTAATGCACTGTGCAG TTGAAACATTGCCATTTGGTGGTGTCGGTCCGAGTGGTATGGGCTCATACCACGGTAAGTACTCGTTCGATACGTTCGTGCACAAGAAGGCCTGTCTGACGAAGGACTTCAACCCGATTGGCGAGAAGCTGGCTGC TTCCCGATATCCGCCGTACTCGGATAGTAAGCTGTCCTTCCTGAGCACCTTGCTGAAGAAGCGTCAAGGAATAAACACCAAATTTCTGCCGTACCTACTGATGTTTGGAATCGGCGTTGCATCGACGCTCTTGGTCAGCACCATCCTTAAG AAACGCATGGGTTAG